A segment of the Spirochaetaceae bacterium genome:
ATCGTTCTCCGAACGCCTCCCACGTGAAGGGCAGCACCTGGTGCCGGAACAGTGGCTCGATCATCGCGCCGCGGGTGCCTCGAGGTCGTGGCGCAGCACCACGTGGTGGTAGCGGTCCGCGGTGTACAGGGAGCCGGGCGCCCACGCCAGCGGCCCGATGATGGCGCGCCGGCCCAGGCCGACGTAGCCGGCGGCGATGGCGGGCTCGAAGGTGCCGTCCGGCGCGATCACCTGGATGCGGTAGTTGGAGCGGTCGGCCACGTACACGCGGTCACGGTCGTCCACCACCAGGCCGGAGGGGAAGATGAACGCGCCGGTTGTGCGCCCGCGCTCGCCCCACTCGGCCACGAACTCGCCATCGGCGGTGAACTTCTGCACCCGGTGGTTGTGCGCGTCCGCGACCCACACGTTGCCGAGCGAGTCCACGGCCACGGCACGCACCTCCCGGAACTCGCCGGGCCGCGGACCCTCGCGTCCCCACGTGGCGAGGAAGGCGCCGTCGCCCGAGAAGCGCTGGATGCGATGGTTGCCGGTATCGGCCACGTACACGCCACCGTCCGGCGCCGCGGCGATCGCGCGCGGGCGGGCGAACTCGCCCGGACCGCTGCCGTTGCCGCCCCAGGTGGTCAGCAACTCGCCGTCGGCGCTGAACTTCTGCACCCGGTGGGTGGTGAACTCCACCGTGTAGACGGCCCCGTCGCCGGCGACGGCGACACCGCTCAACCCCAGGAACTGTCCCGGCTCCGATCCCCAGGAACCGAACGAATCCACGAACTCCCCGTCCGCGGTCAGCTTCTGCACGCGGTGGTTGTCCGTGTCGGCGACGTACAGGAAGCCGGCAGCGTCGACGGCAATGTGCGCCGGGGTAAAGAACTCACCCGGCTCGAACCCGCGCGAGCCGATAAGGGCTATCCTCTCGTCGTTGACCGCGCAACCCGCCCCGGCCACGACCAGGACGAACAGCAGCAACAAGCGGGTGGCGGCAACACGACGCACGGATCAATGGTCTGCAAGCAGCGCGCCACAGGCAAGCCGGTGGCCTCCGCTGCCCATAGAATGCGTACAGCGAATCGGCGCGACGCCGTGGGGCGAGCGGAGGACGGTGACTGTACCTGATCCGGGATGCGTCGGGTGACGAGGATGGGCGACTGTGACGGTCAGTCGTCGTCGCGGTGTTGCGCCAACCAGGGGGCGGCGAAGCCTACCAGCGCCTGTGCGCAGAGCAGCGTGCAACAGGCTTGGCCGGCCAATCCGGTGCGGGTAGTCGTGTCCTGCCGCTCGAAGGCAGCGCCTACCTCATCGAAGTCGTGTTCATCAATGTCGGGCTCGCGGTAACTTACCCAATCGCCTGACCCCGTCGACCAGGACCGGCGCGCCGGCCGGCTTCTTCTCCTGGTCGTCGCCGAGCGCGCGCCGTTCGGCAAAATGCAGCATGGTGTTGTTCCGGTGCCCGACCTTGCGCCCGACCCCCAGGAGCAGGACGTGGCCACCCAGGTCGTGGACCACCGACAGAGGCGATCCTTCGCCCATCGGATCCTCAAGCCGCTGGGCGGCGACGATCGGTGCCGCGTACCGCCCGAGGGCCGCGAACGAACAGGACGGATGATTGCTGCGAACCGCACCTGGCCAGGTACGGAATAACTCCGGGATAACGCCGATGAAGGTCGTGGGAGTGACGGCGGCGTCGAACGCCGGCATCGTCGCTCGGATCGTCTCCCGCCAGGCAGACGGCACCGGCGGATTCTCCCATCCCGCCGGGTCAGACAGGGCCGTGGAATGAGCGGGCATGACTATGGTGCCGGTCGTGCCTACTGCCTGCAGCAGCGC
Coding sequences within it:
- a CDS encoding AAC(3) family N-acetyltransferase, with product MSEQDVIAASGNEMATEQSLATDLRTLGVDEGMVVLVHSSLSAIGWVCGGPVAVIRALLQAVGTTGTIVMPAHSTALSDPAGWENPPVPSAWRETIRATMPAFDAAVTPTTFIGVIPELFRTWPGAVRSNHPSCSFAALGRYAAPIVAAQRLEDPMGEGSPLSVVHDLGGHVLLLGVGRKVGHRNNTMLHFAERRALGDDQEKKPAGAPVLVDGVRRLGKLPRARH